Within Candidatus Peregrinibacteria bacterium, the genomic segment GACTTTTTCTTTTCTAACATCCTCTCTATTTCCTCTCGCTCTTTGAAGCTGATTGGCTTGCGAACTTGTTTCATGTCTAGAAATAAAATATAAACTTATTTTATCTCTAGGGTGGTGCTTATAATTTTAGAATGTACGATGCTATTTTTAATTTTGCATTCCTTTTTGCTTTTCATTACACTTCAGTCCAGTACTTGTCTTTTTCTATTTTTATTCTTTTTTCCCTTCTCCCATGGAAAATGAACATTCCGAAAATGCAGCATCCGCATCGCCTGGAAATTTTCGATATGCCGGATTTTGGATTCGGTTCCTTGCTCTTTTGATCGATGGCATTATTATCGCAATCGTTTCTCGAATTCTTTTCGGAAGCCAAGTCTCAGCAACACCAGAGACTGGGGTAAATTTTCAGATGAGTGGTCAGTTAAATGGGTGGCAAAATCTTGTTCATCTCATTTATTTCATTGGATTTTGGATTGCTCTTTCCGCTACACCGGGGAAGATGGCTTGCGGTCTTAAAATTATTTCACAAGATGGAAGCAAACTCCGTCCTGCTCAAGCAGTAGGGAGATATTTCGCAATGATTCTCAGCGGAATAATTCTCTTCATTGGATTTTTGATGGCAGGATTTGATGACAGAAAACGTGCTCTTCACGATCGACTCGCAAAGACGTACGTAGTGCATAAGTAGGAATCAGGAAGTAGGAATCAGGAAGTAGGAATCAGGAAGTAGGAAGGCGATTAGCTAATAGCGAAGAGCTAATAGCTAGGGGTTAGAAGTTACGAGCTCTTCGCTCTTAGCTTTTAGCTCTTCGTTACTTCACCATTCCCCGAATGTCCGCGATTGCGGCTTTGGGGAATGTTTTGTGCAAATGTTCGAGGAGCTCCATTTTTTCCAAAAACAGACGATTATTCCACGCAGATGAGGCAACATCGCAAAAAAGAAATTGATTTTGGATTTTCTTTGCGCATATTTTTTTTCCTCTTCCGATATTCTGTTCTCCAAAAATATCCCGAAGATATTTTTCTGCTTCGAGCAAAATTTCACTTGCCAAAGCATTTGAGTCAAGCTCTCTTTTTCTGGTAATCTTTGGGAGAATATGAGAGAGGCGCTCCATATCAGGGAATGAGAAATATGCGGATTTCATTTTATCGCGAATATACCTTCTATGAAATCAGAAAAATTATCAGCGTTTCCAAAAGATTTTCTCTGGGGAGCAAGTACTGCTGCATATCAAGTTGAAGGAGGTATTACCAATGATTGGTCGGAATGGGAACAAAAAAATGCAGAACGTTTGAGTCGAACTTGGAAAAAAGAATTCCCAAATCTTCGAGAAGAACTCCAAAAAATGGCAAAAGATCCAAAAAATTACATTTCGGGAAATGCTTGCGATCATTTTCATCGATATGAGGAAGATTTTGATCTCATGAAATCGCTCGGAATAAATTCCTATAGATTTTCTATTGAATGGGCAAGAGTTGAACCAGAGGAAGGAAAATTTTCTGATGAAGCTCTTGCTCATTATAAAAAAGTAGTGCAGGCACTTACAAAAAGAAATATTCGCCCCATCGTCACATTGTGGCATTTTACGCTTCCCATTTGGATTCGGGATCAGGGACTGTGGGAATCAAAAAAAACAGGAGAATATTTTCTCAGGTATGCTGAGAAGGTGGTGCAAGCACTCTCGCCGGATGTTCAGTTTTGGGTAACGCTCAATGAACCAGAGATTTATGGAGGAATGGCATATCTTACGGCTCTGTGGCCACCGCAGAAAAGGAGCGTGTTTCGCTATCTTCGGGCACGAAAAAATTTGATCTCTGCGCACAAAAAGGCGTATTTTCTCATTAAAAAAATCTCTCCAAATGCGAAAGTGGGGATTGCCCAAAATAATGTTCTTATGGAACCGTACAAGAACAAACTCATCAATCGAATACTGTGCGCCATGTATCATTATTGGGGGAATGAGTCATTTCTTTGGAGAATTCGAGGAACATTCGATTTTTATGGGCTTAATTTTTATTTACGTTCACAAATTCACATTTTCTGGGGAAAAAATCACATCAAGGAAAAATCATCTGATATGAATTGGGAACTTTCTCCAGAAAGTATTTATCCGCTTCTGAAAAATTTTCAGAAATTTGGGAAACCAATTTATATTCTTGAAAATGGACTCGCGGATGCAGCAGATACGCATAGGGCATGGTATATTCGCAGTATTCTGAAATATGTGGAAAAAGCTATTCAAGAGGGAATAGATGTTCGGGGATATTTTTACTGGTCGCTTCTCGATAACTTTGAATGGGATAAAGGGTTTTGGCCGCGATTTGGACTTATTGAGATTGATTATAAAAATAATTTACAGCGTACCATTCGCAAAAGCGCCTATGAATATGCAAAAATAATCAAAGAATATTCTGAGTTCCCATGAAAAATAACTTCCAAATTTTTTTTAAGATTTTTCTCATCTCACTTTTTTTCGTAACTCCAGTTCTTTCAGAAGCTTCGTTTCCTGATATCGAATCTCATCCTTATTCTGAGGCCATTCAATTTCTGCAAACTCGCGGCATTGTCACTGGATATGGAGATGGAACGTTTCGTCCGAATGCACTCGTGAATCGTGCGGAATTTACGAAAATGTTAGTGGAAGCAAAACTCGGGAAAAATCCTCTTGAGGATGCGGAGAACTGCTTTTCCGATGTTTCAAAATCGGCCTGGTTCGCGAGCTATATTTGCTTCGCAAAAAATCAAAAAATTCTTCACGGGTATAGCGATGGAACATTTCGCCCAGAACAAAACATATCGGTTTTTGAAGCTGCAAAAATTGTGGTGAATACCTTTGCTCTTCCGCTCACATCTGAAGAATCTGAGAATTGGCATGAGCCCTATATCATATTGCTCGGAAAAGAGAAATATCTCCTCACTTCTTTTTCTGGAGGAGAAGATTTTGTGACTCGCGCAGAAATGGCGGAAGTGATCGAACGAGTTTTGGAAGAACGTCACGACAAGGAATCTTTCACGGGTGAAGAATTTTTAAAAAAACATTGCCTCCCATTTCTGGAAGATCCAATCTTTCACGTCGATATGGAAAAAGTGAGGAAAGTGTGGCTCGAATGGATCAATGCCGAACGTGCAACGCAAAATCTTTCTCCGTACACGTATAATAATCAACTGAATAGAACCGCATTCCTCTGGTCAAAATTTTCTGCAGACCGCGGATTTATAGATCACAAACGTCCCGGACAAACGGCATATTATGACTACGCAATAATTTTGGAATGGTTTCGGAACTTGGGACTTGATTTTGAGAATGTTCATCGCGCCACATACTCAGAAAATATCGGATGGGGAATTCCATTTTCTTGCGATGCAACTGATTGCACTCAGGATATGATCGACCTCACTCGCTATACTTTTGATTTTTATAAAAACGAGAAGGGCAAAGAATATAAACCGCATTACGACAGCATAATGAACCCGTATTTTACCGAAATCGGCATGGGAATTGCGGTAAATAGCGATCAGAAAGTTTTCATTACCACGCATTACGCTACAAAAATTATTTCAGGTCCCCTTCCGATATGTTCTGAAGAGCCTGTATCATAATCGATTCTGGAGCATTTTCTCCTGTCCAAATTTTAAATTGCGCCATTCCCTGAAAAAGAAACATTTTTTTCCCAGAAATTGTTTGAGCTCCAGATTTTTTCGCATCTTTCAAAAACTGAGTTTCTTCAGGCGTATAGACGACATCAAACGCCGTATGATGGGCTTTCCAAAAATAATTTGAAAGCGGAGAAATGCCTTCAAATTTTCCTCTCATCCCAATTGGAGTTGCATTCACAATGAGATCAAATTCATCAGGATCGCAATCAGAAATAGTCTTCCATTCGACCCCAAACTCCTCCGCGAGTTTTTTCGCTTTTTCTTCCGTTCGATTTGCGATAACGACTTTCTCTGCTTTGCTCTTGATCAAAGCATATATAATTGCCCGAGCAACTCCTCCTGCTCCAAGAATAAGCACTCGTTTTCCGCGAACATCATATTCTTCTTTCAGTGATTTCGAAAATCCAACCCAATCGGTATTTGTTCCGCAGATTTTTCCATCATTCCAAAAGACAGTATTTACCGCACCGATTTTTTTCGCGGCTTCATCGATTAAACCAAGAAAAGGAAGAATACTTTCTTTGTGCGGAATGCTTACGGCAAGACCTTCAATTTTCCGTTCTTTTCGAAAATTTTCCTGAAAAAATTCTGCAAGTTTTTCCGGAGGAATTTCATACCGTTCAAAAACAGCATCGATTTTTAAATGCTGGAATGCAGCATTTTGCATTTCTGGAGACCGCGAGTGACCCGTAGGAAAGGCGAGAATACCGTAGTGCTTCATGAAGGAATATTTTTTATGAAAAAAACTTCTGTTTCTTTTTTGTTAAATTTAATTTTTCCGCATGAAGAAAATCCATTTTTTTTATGGAAAGAAAAAGAATTCCTATTGTCGTGTTCTGTTGAACTCAGCAAACATGAAAATTTTTCAGTTTTTATTTTTTTTTCTAAAAATTGAAGCAAAAAACTTCCAACTCCCTTGCGTTGCCACAAAGGATGAATGCGAATGAAATGAACAAATGGAAGTGTTCCCCAGAGCACACTGTAACACATGTACCCAATAATTTTCTTTGAATCTTTTGCGATAATGAGCTTCTTATATTTCTGGGTTTCCCGAAGAAATGCAGGGTGGGTTGGGATCCCAATGGCTGCATCAATTTCATGACATCTCACAATATCTGATGTTTTGGCAAATATAATTTTCATAACTTTTTAATTTTCTTCGAGAAACGAAAGGATTTTCTGCAATTTTTTCCCGTGTACTCCGGCAAGAATTCGCTTGAGGTCGGGAAGTTTTTGAAGGGAATTTTTGAGTGCCAAAAGATCTCGGGGATTTCCTCTTCCGCACGATATTTTTGCTATAAGTCGTTCCAAATCAGCAACATTTTTGAGAGATTTTTCCAAATCCTCAAGAATTTCAGGATGTTTTGAAAGCTCTTCCACGGCATCGAGCCTTTCTTCAATGTGAGTTCGATCTTTGAGAGGACTTAGCATGGTTTGTCTCAATTTTCTTCCACCCATTGCCGTCTCAGTTTCGTCCAAAAGCGATACAAGGCTTCCTTCCTTCTTGCCTTCTGCATCATAAAAAAGTTCCAAATGTTTTATGGTTTCCGGATCAAGGGGAAGAAAATCTCCGGAATGGATGAGTCGAATATTTTTGAGATGAGGAACACTACTTTTTTGTGTCTCCTCCAAAAAAGTGAGGAGAAGTGAAGCTGCTCCTCTGCAGAGTTCTTTGTCCTCAAGCCCAAATCCTTTGAGATTTCGTGTTTGGAAGTGGCGTTCTAAATGCTCTTTCGGATTTTTTTGTGGGATTTGGCGAGATATAACCGGAAAATTCCGCATAAAATCTTCTTCAGAAAAAAGTTCTGGAGGAAGGATAATTTCTCGCGCTTCAAGTTTCATAATTTCACGCCTCACTTCCTCAAAACCGCTTATTTCCCGCACGAAAAAATCTCCAGTGGAAAGATCCGCAATCGACAGTGCAAAATTAAAGTTCTCTTCACAAACGGCTGCAATAAATTGATGCTCACGGGCTTCTAAAATCTGTTCAGAAAAAGTCGTTCCCGGAGTTATAACTCGCACCACTTTCCGTTCGAGAATTCCGGGGAGAGACTGGTCCGACACCTGTTCTGCAATCGCCACTTTTTCACCTGCTTTCAGAAGTTTTGCAATATAGTTTTCAGCAGAATGATGCGGAACTCCACACATGGGAATAGGATTTTCTGAGTCCTTATGCCTTGCAGTGAGAGTTATTTCCAGAATTTGAGAAGCTTTTTTGGCATCATCTCCAAACATTTCATAAAAGTCTCCTAAACGGAAAAAAAGAAGAACATCAGGATACTCCTTTTTCATGTCGAGATATTGCCGTTGCATTGGGGTAATATTTTTTCCGATATCCATTTTCTGCGTGTCTAGCACTATTGTATGCGGAGACGCTTCTGATCACAAACGATTTTTTGTTTACGACGCTTTGTTTTCCGGAACTATTTCACGAGTATTTGTCAAAAAAGGAAAAATCACCCCTAATGTTTCCGGTTTTAGAGAAATGGAAAGGAGAAGGACTCCACCTAAGACAAAGCTCACTCCTGTCATAAAAAATACTAATAAAAAAAATCTTTTTTTTACAATCCAGTACGCTTGTTTTCGTATAGATCTCAGTTGGTAGGCAAAGAAAATAAAGTACCCACAAATGAGAAATACAATCACCGACATGAGGAGTTTCCACCACATCATATTCGCATAAAATTAAGAATTTTCCGTCGTAAAGTGCGAAATGCTTTTCGCACGGGCCAAATATTTCGGAGAACAATATCTTCATTCGATCCCATTTCACTCGTGATGTGAATATCTCCTGAATTCAGG encodes:
- a CDS encoding DUF721 domain-containing protein — translated: MERLSHILPKITRKRELDSNALASEILLEAEKYLRDIFGEQNIGRGKKICAKKIQNQFLFCDVASSAWNNRLFLEKMELLEHLHKTFPKAAIADIRGMVK
- a CDS encoding S-layer homology domain-containing protein, with amino-acid sequence MKNNFQIFFKIFLISLFFVTPVLSEASFPDIESHPYSEAIQFLQTRGIVTGYGDGTFRPNALVNRAEFTKMLVEAKLGKNPLEDAENCFSDVSKSAWFASYICFAKNQKILHGYSDGTFRPEQNISVFEAAKIVVNTFALPLTSEESENWHEPYIILLGKEKYLLTSFSGGEDFVTRAEMAEVIERVLEERHDKESFTGEEFLKKHCLPFLEDPIFHVDMEKVRKVWLEWINAERATQNLSPYTYNNQLNRTAFLWSKFSADRGFIDHKRPGQTAYYDYAIILEWFRNLGLDFENVHRATYSENIGWGIPFSCDATDCTQDMIDLTRYTFDFYKNEKGKEYKPHYDSIMNPYFTEIGMGIAVNSDQKVFITTHYATKIISGPLPICSEEPVS
- a CDS encoding RDD family protein — encoded protein: MENEHSENAASASPGNFRYAGFWIRFLALLIDGIIIAIVSRILFGSQVSATPETGVNFQMSGQLNGWQNLVHLIYFIGFWIALSATPGKMACGLKIISQDGSKLRPAQAVGRYFAMILSGIILFIGFLMAGFDDRKRALHDRLAKTYVVHK
- the aroE gene encoding shikimate dehydrogenase, whose product is MKHYGILAFPTGHSRSPEMQNAAFQHLKIDAVFERYEIPPEKLAEFFQENFRKERKIEGLAVSIPHKESILPFLGLIDEAAKKIGAVNTVFWNDGKICGTNTDWVGFSKSLKEEYDVRGKRVLILGAGGVARAIIYALIKSKAEKVVIANRTEEKAKKLAEEFGVEWKTISDCDPDEFDLIVNATPIGMRGKFEGISPLSNYFWKAHHTAFDVVYTPEETQFLKDAKKSGAQTISGKKMFLFQGMAQFKIWTGENAPESIMIQALQNISEGDLK
- a CDS encoding GNAT family N-acetyltransferase, whose protein sequence is MKIIFAKTSDIVRCHEIDAAIGIPTHPAFLRETQKYKKLIIAKDSKKIIGYMCYSVLWGTLPFVHFIRIHPLWQRKGVGSFLLQFLEKKIKTEKFSCLLSSTEHDNRNSFSFHKKNGFSSCGKIKFNKKETEVFFIKNIPS
- a CDS encoding glycoside hydrolase family 1 protein, whose protein sequence is MKSEKLSAFPKDFLWGASTAAYQVEGGITNDWSEWEQKNAERLSRTWKKEFPNLREELQKMAKDPKNYISGNACDHFHRYEEDFDLMKSLGINSYRFSIEWARVEPEEGKFSDEALAHYKKVVQALTKRNIRPIVTLWHFTLPIWIRDQGLWESKKTGEYFLRYAEKVVQALSPDVQFWVTLNEPEIYGGMAYLTALWPPQKRSVFRYLRARKNLISAHKKAYFLIKKISPNAKVGIAQNNVLMEPYKNKLINRILCAMYHYWGNESFLWRIRGTFDFYGLNFYLRSQIHIFWGKNHIKEKSSDMNWELSPESIYPLLKNFQKFGKPIYILENGLADAADTHRAWYIRSILKYVEKAIQEGIDVRGYFYWSLLDNFEWDKGFWPRFGLIEIDYKNNLQRTIRKSAYEYAKIIKEYSEFP